The Kaistella daneshvariae genomic sequence ACCTAATTTCCAAATTATCCCTAAATTTGAAGATTATAAAAAATGCAGATGGATTACCTAAAAGGACTTAATGAACCTCAATACGAAGCCGTGACCACGCTAGAAGGACCGCTGATGGTGCTTGCCGGCGCCGGGTCTGGTAAAACGCGCGTGCTCACCATGAGAATTGCGCACCTCATTACCAATCTGGTTGATCCTTTTAATATTCTCGCGCTTACATTTACCAATAAAGCGGCGAAAGAAATGAAAGAACGTATCGCCAAAGTAGTGGGGCAAAGCGAGGCGCGTTCTTTATGGATGGGGACTTTTCACTCTGTTTTTGCAAGAATTCTCCGTTCCGAAGCTCATTATTTAGGTTTTCCTTCCAACTTTACCATCTACGATTCTCAGGACTCTCTGAATGTCATTAGAAAAGTTTTAAAAGAACTGAATGTAGATGCGGACCTGTACAAACCAAAAAAAGTTCAGGCACGTATTTCTTCCTATAAAAATAACCTGATCACCGTAAAAGCCTATTTCAACAATCCGGAGCTCATCGAAGCAGATGAACGCGCCAATATGAAACTCATCGGTGCGATTTACCAGAAATATGTGGAGGTTTGTTTTCGCAATGGCGCGATGGATTTCGATGATTTGCTTTTAAGAACAAACGAATTGTTAACCCGTTTTCCCGAAGTTCTCGCGAAATATCAGGACAGGTTCCGCTATATTTTGGTTGATGAGTACCAGGATACCAACCATTCGCAGTATCTAATTGTAAAAGCACTGGCATCTAAATTTGAAAATATTTGTGTGGTGGGTGATGACGCTCAATCCATTTATTCCTTCCGTGGTGCCAATATTTACAATATTTTAAACTTTAAAAAAGACTATCCGGACGCTGTTACCGTTTCATTGGAACAAAATTACCGCTCTACCCAAAATATCGTAAACGCGGCAAATGTGGTGATTTCGAAAAACGTTCAGCAGTTTGCGAAAAACGTGTTCAGCGATAACGAAGAAGGTGAAAAAATAAAAGTGTACCGTGCCTTGTCGGATGCTGATGAAGCCAATTTTGTGGCTTCAAATATCTGGGAACAGCACAATTCCGCGCAGCGGAAATTTACCGATTTTTCCATACTTTACCGTACCAATTCGCAGACGCGCGCTTTCGAAGATGCTTTGCGCCGCAAAAATATTCCATACCGTGTTTTCGGTGGATTGTCTTTTTACCAACGAAAAGAGGTGAAGGATTTAGTCGCTTATTTGCGGCTGCTAATCAATGAAAATGA encodes the following:
- a CDS encoding ATP-dependent helicase, with the translated sequence MDYLKGLNEPQYEAVTTLEGPLMVLAGAGSGKTRVLTMRIAHLITNLVDPFNILALTFTNKAAKEMKERIAKVVGQSEARSLWMGTFHSVFARILRSEAHYLGFPSNFTIYDSQDSLNVIRKVLKELNVDADLYKPKKVQARISSYKNNLITVKAYFNNPELIEADERANMKLIGAIYQKYVEVCFRNGAMDFDDLLLRTNELLTRFPEVLAKYQDRFRYILVDEYQDTNHSQYLIVKALASKFENICVVGDDAQSIYSFRGANIYNILNFKKDYPDAVTVSLEQNYRSTQNIVNAANVVISKNVQQFAKNVFSDNEEGEKIKVYRALSDADEANFVASNIWEQHNSAQRKFTDFSILYRTNSQTRAFEDALRRKNIPYRVFGGLSFYQRKEVKDLVAYLRLLINENDSEALSRIINYPARGIGETTQNKLIVFADSQNISVAQVLDNLGFYAPNLQLNNGILTKLSDFWSMIKAFQVMLKTENAYNVAMEVAKRTGMIKFLKDDQTPEGISRVENVQELMNSMQGFIEEQQQLEDGDPSLANFLENIALSADTQTDKNDDGDKVSLMTIHLSKGLEFPVVHLVGLEENLFPSFMSSSTREELEEERRLFYVALTRAEKQAYFTYAISRFQWGKITDAEPSRFLSEVDEKYLEFVNPAVESRFVNHSGLKSNIFDDDVAESRFFKKKEPKKSIERNEPLAKPQNLKPVATARIINPSGASSQDIEVGDQVRHDRFGVGEVIFLDGTDPQNIKAKVKFQHEGEKNLILKFAKLTKI